The genomic segment GCTCTCGATGTCGCGACCTCTGTATCTGGACTGATGGGTTTTCTTCCCGGGTTCAGCGCCTTGGCAGGTGCCGTAACGGTGGACGACTTGAAGGCCACGTTGAATGCTGGATATACATCTGTCCGCGAACTCGGCGGCTACGGAGGTGACGTGTGGCCCGCTGTAGAGAATGGACCGCTCGTAGGGCCAAATATCTACTCTGCTATTGGGATCATGTCCATCACCGGCGGACACGGCGACGAGCACAACACACCATTGACGACTGTCATCGACGCAATGACCTACGGCAGCGTACCGCTCGCTGTATGTGACGGCGTAGAAGAATGCACAAAGATGGTGCGAAGAATGGTCCGCCGTGGCGCCCGCGTCATAAAGGTCTGCTCCAGCGGCGGTGTCCTCAGTCTCAACGACGACCCTGAGGACAGGCAATTCTCCGACGAGGAACTCAAGGCtattgttgaagaagctgggcgCAGTAGACGCGCCGTTGCCGCCCACGCTATTGGCAAGGCAGGAATTCTAGCTGGTCTCCGGGCGGGCGTGAAGACCATCGAGCACGGCATGTACATTGACGAAGAGGTCGCGGACATCATGGTCAAGCAAGATGCCATCTTTGTGCCCACGCAGCATATCGTGCGTGTCCTGGCCGCCGATTACATGGACCAGCTTCCCGAGGCGAATAAGCGGAAGCTGCTGGGTCTGATCGACAAGTCCAAGGAGTCGTACAAGATTGCGATTAAGAAGGGCGTCAAGATTGCGCTGGGCACGGACATGGCGAGCAGTGACCGCAAGTCGAGGCTTTCGCATGGTCATAATGCGAATGAGCTGGCGTACGCGGTTGAGCTGGGCATGACGCCGCTGCAGGCTATTGAGAGTGCTACGGCGAATGGACCGCTCACGCTGGGTGGTCTTGCGCCGCTGAGTGGGCAGTTGAAGGAGGGTTATGATGCTGATATTATTGCTATCAAGAAGAACCCGTTGGAGGATATTGGCGTGCTTGCGAACCCGGATAATGTTACGCATGTTTGGAAGGGGGGCAAGTTGTTCAAGTCGATTTCGGAATGGATGCCTGCTGCGTaagtggtgttgatgagagGGATGTGGAAGTGGTTGGTGATATTGAGTGCGTATTCAACAATGTGCATAATTCTTATTTATAATCCTGTATATATTATTTGCTCCCTATGAGATTTCTTTGATATGCTTCCAGGGCGTGCATATCTTGAATGGACAGGTCTCTGGAATAGTAAGTGGCTACGAAAATTGAAGGGAATGCAGAGAAGAGTAGGGATCGTTGGAATTTGTCCGAGATTGTTAATTTTGTTGATTTGACGAAAAGACTCAATGCTGGGGAATTCTTCAGTGTCATATCAAGTCGTGCTCTTGCACCATCAACAAAGGACACCTCCGTACATGAATTCATTTTTGGAGGCAAGTTGAGACGATACCTTCCGGTCACCATATTGACGAGTCATTCGGAGACGAAGAAGTGAGATCTACGGCGGAGGGGCTTGGGAGTCCCCGGCTCTGTCGACGACAATTCAAATCGGTATCCTAATGGGTGACGGCAATTAACACAACAACACTTTGACGAAGGTCGGGGCTGAAGACCCGTGAGGGGAAGACGGCCTTTTCTGCCTCTACCCTTGATCCCGGTGGCTCCGTTCGAGGAGCCCTCAACCAGCCCAGACGATTTACCTTATCGCTCTGATACGTCAGAGATGGGCTGCATAACGCCCGACAGTGGCATGGTTCGTTTGTTGCGATAGATATACTCGGGAATTATCCGAGGTACGGTAGTGAAACTTCGAGATGTTGCAGCAAGCCGGTCCCCTAACGGGAGTGTACTTCTCACTTGCAAAGCAAGACTGCATGTCTACTCTACCGCATTTCAGGGTTGTTGCTGTGGTTGGCTGAAGGACACAGGGAAGCCCAAGTTACGTCCTAGTAAATAGGGTAACTTGGCGAGAATGAGTGACTTTCATCTTGACTGTCCTGGCGTGATTCATGTACGTATTACTGAAATTGCGTGAATACACACCCGGGACATTGGACACAACCGCTATCGAGAATCATATCCGACTGCT from the Pochonia chlamydosporia 170 chromosome 6, whole genome shotgun sequence genome contains:
- a CDS encoding amidohydrolase (similar to Colletotrichum fioriniae PJ7 XP_007600521.1) codes for the protein MRVPIRQQNLPKSHIDVASPTDESTVTLLWAQLLIPGKGEPIQNGALAIRGGKIEWVGSFLNRPYKYRDIRPTYVHVLMPGMWDCHVHFLALDVATSVSGLMGFLPGFSALAGAVTVDDLKATLNAGYTSVRELGGYGGDVWPAVENGPLVGPNIYSAIGIMSITGGHGDEHNTPLTTVIDAMTYGSVPLAVCDGVEECTKMVRRMVRRGARVIKVCSSGGVLSLNDDPEDRQFSDEELKAIVEEAGRSRRAVAAHAIGKAGILAGLRAGVKTIEHGMYIDEEVADIMVKQDAIFVPTQHIVRVLAADYMDQLPEANKRKLLGLIDKSKESYKIAIKKGVKIALGTDMASSDRKSRLSHGHNANELAYAVELGMTPLQAIESATANGPLTLGGLAPLSGQLKEGYDADIIAIKKNPLEDIGVLANPDNVTHVWKGGKLFKSISEWMPAA